The following DNA comes from Cellulophaga sp. HaHa_2_95.
AACATTGAGAGATAAAAGCAGAAGTATAGATATTTTATTGGCCATAGCAGTGCAATATCCAACCGTAGAAGTTCCACTATTAATCCATGATTTAAGTAATGAAATTTAATTATAAATATAGTGGAACCAGCAATATCGTCAACGATATTTCGTCTACAGGGGTGAGTTTTGCTCCAGATATTTTACGAGAGCCTACGTATTTTGTGGGCAGTTTAGATAAAAAACTGCCTTTTAGAGAAGCAATTTCAGCGTTACATGAAGTAGTAGTTGCAGATTTTAATTTTCAACCTAAGGATAATTCTGAATATTTAGCATGGTTAAAAAATGAAGAAACAAATTGGATAGCAGAAGCCTCTGCGGAATTGCCTAAGATAAAATATGAGATTAGACAATTACAAGGACAATTAAAAGGATTGCGCGAGCAACGAGAAGAGATTACTAGACCTTTCTATAAATCTCAAAAGGAATATTTTAAATATATCTATACAAGAGACTATGCGGCATGGTTAGTATTAGATCCTGTAATTACGGTGCACCCAGATCAAGTTTTCTTTGAATGCTTTAGTAAAGACGAATCAGTATATGGAAAATTATCATGTGGTCTTGATGTTTTTAATAACATCAACGAGTTTAAATGTGGAACTACCAACATTGACTATTCGCAAAAACTTTATAATGAATTTCAGAAAATTAGAACCTATAAAGACACAGAATTTAAAATAGATCCCAAAGGTTTTGATGTTCAAACTTCAGGTGAAGAATCATATAGAGAGGTGAAAATTGATTTACCAGATAGTTGGGTTCGTGGTTTCTTACAAGTAAGCTCTGCGATGACAAGTGATAAGGTCTCTTTTGATTTACACCCTATAGATATTGCTAATTTTATTGCTGTATTAAAACGAAATAAAGAAAAAAAAGGACCTAGGGCGATTAAGTATATTTTAAAACCAGGACAACCTATTGTTGCTGTCTTTGAGCCTTGGAATATAGAGGTAGCTTGTTTACAGTCTATCTATACTGGCCATGAAGCTAAAGAAATTAGAGTTTGGGGAAGAAGAAGAATTCAATTATTAGAACGCTTATTACCCATCACAGGAAAATTTACGGTGCATTTATTAGGAACCGGAATGCCTTCTTTTTACATAGCTCATTTGGCTAACGACATGTATTTTACTTTAGGTCTTTCTGGTTGGACTGCTAATGATTGGTCTCAAGCTACGCAACTAGATTTATTAGCACCTAGAGGTAAAGTTCCAGCAACCACGATGCAAACCATTTATTTAGAATTAAGAAAAGATTGGTTGAATACGGAAAAAGGGATTGCCAATAAACTAAACTTAGACGTACAAACGGTAAAACAGTCTTTAGAAACTTTTACACAAGCGGGTAAGGTTATTTATGATTTAAAAAACGAGGTGTATAGAGTTAGAGAATTAAAACGCGAAGGTATTGATCTTGAAGAATTACGCTTTTCTAGTTCCACGGATAAAGAAGCCTACCAATTAATGGAAAATGGTGAAGTTCGTAATTTAAAATCCGAAGTTCAAAATGATAAAATAGAAGTTACTGCCGTAGTGAGTAATAGCTTCAAAACAACGGTAGTTATTAATAAAGATTTACAGATTACAGATGGTAAGTGTAATTGCAATTATTATTACATGAATAAGATGACAAAAGGCCCTTGTGAGCATATTTTAGCAACAAGAATAAGCTTTGATAAAAAATAATTAATATATTTAAACTTTGGTAGCAATAAGATAAAAACCTTGCATTTTGATTGGTGGATCGCCAATCTTGTTTACAGACAATGAACGCGTCACTGACTCGAACTTAACTTGTGAAATAGGTACTAGTGTACCATTTCCGGTTAGACTTCTATGAAGTGAAATAGTACACTAGTACCTATTTCACTGGAGTTGTTCAATTCAGTCTTTAGAATCGTACGAAGGGAAAAATTACATCTTATTTGCTACCTTTTTTTTATGAGTAATTCAACAGAAAGAAGACAGGAAATCTACGATAAAATTAGACAGTCGTCTAAACAAGAGTACATCATTTCAGAAATGAAACGATTGGGTTTTTGGGGAGAAGATAATGTTGATTTTGATAAAGTTGATAGATTTTTCAAAAAGGAAAGCGAGCTTTCTAAGCAACTCCATGACTTATTAAAGAAAGAAAAGTCTGTAGAGGATACAGAAGCATTTATTGCTGCAAAGCACATAGAGCGCAAACGAATTTCTAAAGAAAAACAGAAAGAAACCAAAGAGAAAAGAGCTTTAGAACGTTTAGAAAAAGCTAAGCGCTGGCAGCTCTTGAAGAATGATGATATTATTTACTTGGGTGAAGGATATTCACATCAATTGAATGATAAAAATACAGCTACAGATCTTCTAAAAGCTCAAGGGTTACCCGTTTTAGAATCAGCTAATGATCTTGCCAAGGCTATGAAAATTAGCTTAGGAGAATTACGATTTCTAGCCTATTCTCGTAAAAACTCAAAAATAAGCCATTATAAACGCTTTAAAGTTGCCAAAAAATCTGGGGGACATAGGTTAATTTCAGCTCCAATGCCCCGTTTAAAAAAAGCACAACACTATATCTTAGAGCATATTTTAAATAAAATAACCATGCACCCAAAGGCACATGGCTGTGTCTTAGAAAAATCAATACTTTCTAATGCTTTACCCCATGTGAATAAAGATGTGGTTATCAATCAAGATATAAAAAATTTCTTTCCATCCATTACCTATACAAGAATCAAAGGCGTGTTTAAAGCAATGGGCTATTCAGAACAAGTATCCATACTATTTGCATTACTCTGTTCAGAGTCAAAAATCTTAGATATCTCTCTCTTAGGTGAAAACTATTTCGCACAACAAGGCCATCGTTTTTTACCGCAAGGTTCGCCCTGTAGCCCAGCTATTACTAATATTATTTGTAGGAAAATGGATTATCGTTTAGATGGTTTGGCATCCAAATACGGCTTTACATATTCCAGATATGTAGATGATATCACCTTTTCAGGAGATAAAAATCAATTTTCAAAAATCACAGCACTTTTAAAATATTCAAAGAAAATTGTAATTAGTGAAAACTTTACATTACATCCAGAAAAATTAAGGATAATGAAACGCCATCAACGGCAAGAGGTAACGGGCGTGGTTGTAAACGAAAAGCCTAATATTAATAAAGCCTCTTTAAAACGCTTTAGAGCCTTGATATATCAAATAGAAAAAGACGGTATTAAAGGTAAAACATGGAACGGTGGAGCTAATGTACTGGCAGAAATAGACGGGTATGCTAATTTTATTTTTCAGATAGATCAAGAGAAAGGCAGGGGCTTCAAAGAGCGTGTAGCAAAAATACTAGCACAACATAATTATATAGAAAAACATATTGTTACTTA
Coding sequences within:
- a CDS encoding reverse transcriptase family protein, which encodes MSNSTERRQEIYDKIRQSSKQEYIISEMKRLGFWGEDNVDFDKVDRFFKKESELSKQLHDLLKKEKSVEDTEAFIAAKHIERKRISKEKQKETKEKRALERLEKAKRWQLLKNDDIIYLGEGYSHQLNDKNTATDLLKAQGLPVLESANDLAKAMKISLGELRFLAYSRKNSKISHYKRFKVAKKSGGHRLISAPMPRLKKAQHYILEHILNKITMHPKAHGCVLEKSILSNALPHVNKDVVINQDIKNFFPSITYTRIKGVFKAMGYSEQVSILFALLCSESKILDISLLGENYFAQQGHRFLPQGSPCSPAITNIICRKMDYRLDGLASKYGFTYSRYVDDITFSGDKNQFSKITALLKYSKKIVISENFTLHPEKLRIMKRHQRQEVTGVVVNEKPNINKASLKRFRALIYQIEKDGIKGKTWNGGANVLAEIDGYANFIFQIDQEKGRGFKERVAKILAQHNYIEKHIVTYAKEKVAVATSSDVKPKDTFLKKLFSIFKK
- a CDS encoding SWIM zinc finger family protein; its protein translation is MKFNYKYSGTSNIVNDISSTGVSFAPDILREPTYFVGSLDKKLPFREAISALHEVVVADFNFQPKDNSEYLAWLKNEETNWIAEASAELPKIKYEIRQLQGQLKGLREQREEITRPFYKSQKEYFKYIYTRDYAAWLVLDPVITVHPDQVFFECFSKDESVYGKLSCGLDVFNNINEFKCGTTNIDYSQKLYNEFQKIRTYKDTEFKIDPKGFDVQTSGEESYREVKIDLPDSWVRGFLQVSSAMTSDKVSFDLHPIDIANFIAVLKRNKEKKGPRAIKYILKPGQPIVAVFEPWNIEVACLQSIYTGHEAKEIRVWGRRRIQLLERLLPITGKFTVHLLGTGMPSFYIAHLANDMYFTLGLSGWTANDWSQATQLDLLAPRGKVPATTMQTIYLELRKDWLNTEKGIANKLNLDVQTVKQSLETFTQAGKVIYDLKNEVYRVRELKREGIDLEELRFSSSTDKEAYQLMENGEVRNLKSEVQNDKIEVTAVVSNSFKTTVVINKDLQITDGKCNCNYYYMNKMTKGPCEHILATRISFDKK